The following are encoded in a window of Platichthys flesus chromosome 11, fPlaFle2.1, whole genome shotgun sequence genomic DNA:
- the zp3d.2 gene encoding zona pellucida sperm-binding protein 3d.2 isoform X2: MCLYLSFSLVSLLISTDGGAMFRAEAAHPTAQVQADVSRRETRTLPPPYLHLPVFLDSNLPLVQKEHFSPARGSRKEPLPEAVRGLLIPAALPGTSPPSMTEPPVKTWCWRNRMHVQVERSLLGTGESQPQLRLGTCQTSNSTEEHLYFDYDFDTCGTKRTIVDNQVAYINTLRYEPPKLQGPIRRAVPFTLPVACYYNRYQYSYKIGYKPKMQMRKIFKSMKNRAKFSLTPRNAQWERISPSDQYVLGKPMYFEAEAPSMSVDKRLYVHSCYVTSDKSHTSTLQFPVVKNFGCMVESKESHSRFIPYKNNAVRFSLDAFLFKGMMDQLYMHCDMSVGSSVPSPTAKSCNYDLKARRWVELFGSDSVCSCCDSSCRSTASPETKTISSKPWTIEPKVKPTVTPKRKRLSTTAAATTTTTSSTTTTTTTTTTTTTSTTTAPPQPETTRKVTERSTTPQPEEKASTQMGKVENKVKEWPFGGEGVTWVEMEGEERQVMKGSAVVEEEKEEEEEMAEKKEEVKESRSIFEEIFDFGK; this comes from the exons atgtgtttgtaccTTTCGTTCTCCCTCGTGTCGCTGCTGATCTCCACTGATGGAGGAGCCATGTTCAGGGCGGAGGCCGCACACCCAACAGCCCAGGTGCAGGCAGATGTTTCCCGCAGAGAGACGCGGACCCTGCCGCCGCCATACCTGCATCTCCCCGTGTTCCTGGACTCGAACCTGCCGCTGGTGCAGAAGGAGCACTTCTCCCCGGCCAGAGGCTCCAGGAAGGAGCCGCTACCCGAGGCCGTGCGGGGGCTCCTGATCCCGGCGGCGCTGCCCGGCACCAGCCCCCCCAGCATGACCGAACCCCCGGTGAAGACCTGGTGCTGGAGGAACAGGATGCATGTGCAGGTGGAGAGGAGCCTGCTGGGAACCGGGGAATCCCAGCCGCAGCTCCGACTGGGAACGTGTCAGACCAGCAACTCTACCGAGGAACACCTTTACTTTGATTACGACTTCGACACGTGTGGAACCAAACGCACC ATAGTTGACAACCAAGTGGCCTATATAAACACTCTACGATATGAGCCACCGAAGCTCCAAGGACCAATCAGACGAGCCGTGCCCTTCACCCTGCCTGTGGCTTGTTATTACAACAG GTACCAGTACTCCTACAAGATTGGCTACAAACCAAAGATGCAGATGCGCAAGATCTTCAAATCCATGAAGAACCGAGCCAAATTCAGTCTGACTCCACGAAATG CTCAGTGGGAAAGAATTTCTCCGTCAGACCAGTACGTGCTCGGTAAGCCCATGTACTTCGAGGCCGAGGCCCCGTCCATGTCGGTGGACAAGAGACTGTACGTCCACTCGTGTTACGTGACCTCCGATAAGTCCCATACCTCCACGCTGCAGTTTCCAGTCGTGAAAAACTTTGG GTGTATGGTTGAAAGCAAGGAGAGTCACTCAAGATTCATCCCGTACAAAAACAACGCTGTGAGATTCAGCTTGGATGCCTTCTTGTTCAAGGGAATGATGGACCAG CTCTACATGCACTGCGACATGTCTGTGGGCAGTTCTGTGCCCTCGCCAACAGCCAAGTCCTGCAACTATGACCTGAAAGCAAGAAG ATGGGTTGAACTGTTTGGATCAGATTCAGTTTGCAGCTGCTGCGACTCCAGCTGCCGCTCCACTGCGTCTCCAG AGACCAAAACAATCAGCAGCAAACCGTGGACGATAGAGCCTAAAGTGAAACCTACTGTTACCCCGAAGAGGAAGAGGCTTtccaccaccgccgccgccaccaccaccaccacctcctccaccacaacaacaacaacaacgacaacaacaactacaacttcAACTACAACAGCACCACCTCAGCCAGAGACGACCAGAAAGGTGACTGAACGGAGCACGACACCACAGCCTGAAGAGAAAGCTTCTACTCAGATGGGTAAGGTGGAGAACAAGGTGAAGGAGTGGCCCTTCGGAGGTGAAGGAGTGACGTGGGTTGAGATGGAAGGTGAGGAGAGGCAGGTGATGAAGGGCTCTGCTGTtgtggaggaagaaaaggaagaagaggaggagatggcagagaagaaggaggaggtcaAAGAATCACGCTCAATATTTGAAGAAATCTTTGATTTTGGGAAATAA
- the zp3d.2 gene encoding zona pellucida sperm-binding protein 3d.2 isoform X1: MCLYLSFSLVSLLISTDGGAMFRAEAAHPTAQVQADVSRRETRTLPPPYLHLPVFLDSNLPLVQKEHFSPARGSRKEPLPEAVRGLLIPAALPGTSPPSMTEPPVKTWCWRNRMHVQVERSLLGTGESQPQLRLGTCQTSNSTEEHLYFDYDFDTCGTKRTIVDNQVAYINTLRYEPPKLQGPIRRAVPFTLPVACYYNRYQYSYKIGYKPKMQMRKIFKSMKNRAKFSLTPRNAQWERISPSDQYVLGKPMYFEAEAPSMSVDKRLYVHSCYVTSDKSHTSTLQFPVVKNFGCMVESKESHSRFIPYKNNAVRFSLDAFLFKGMMDQQLYMHCDMSVGSSVPSPTAKSCNYDLKARRWVELFGSDSVCSCCDSSCRSTASPETKTISSKPWTIEPKVKPTVTPKRKRLSTTAAATTTTTSSTTTTTTTTTTTTTSTTTAPPQPETTRKVTERSTTPQPEEKASTQMGKVENKVKEWPFGGEGVTWVEMEGEERQVMKGSAVVEEEKEEEEEMAEKKEEVKESRSIFEEIFDFGK; the protein is encoded by the exons atgtgtttgtaccTTTCGTTCTCCCTCGTGTCGCTGCTGATCTCCACTGATGGAGGAGCCATGTTCAGGGCGGAGGCCGCACACCCAACAGCCCAGGTGCAGGCAGATGTTTCCCGCAGAGAGACGCGGACCCTGCCGCCGCCATACCTGCATCTCCCCGTGTTCCTGGACTCGAACCTGCCGCTGGTGCAGAAGGAGCACTTCTCCCCGGCCAGAGGCTCCAGGAAGGAGCCGCTACCCGAGGCCGTGCGGGGGCTCCTGATCCCGGCGGCGCTGCCCGGCACCAGCCCCCCCAGCATGACCGAACCCCCGGTGAAGACCTGGTGCTGGAGGAACAGGATGCATGTGCAGGTGGAGAGGAGCCTGCTGGGAACCGGGGAATCCCAGCCGCAGCTCCGACTGGGAACGTGTCAGACCAGCAACTCTACCGAGGAACACCTTTACTTTGATTACGACTTCGACACGTGTGGAACCAAACGCACC ATAGTTGACAACCAAGTGGCCTATATAAACACTCTACGATATGAGCCACCGAAGCTCCAAGGACCAATCAGACGAGCCGTGCCCTTCACCCTGCCTGTGGCTTGTTATTACAACAG GTACCAGTACTCCTACAAGATTGGCTACAAACCAAAGATGCAGATGCGCAAGATCTTCAAATCCATGAAGAACCGAGCCAAATTCAGTCTGACTCCACGAAATG CTCAGTGGGAAAGAATTTCTCCGTCAGACCAGTACGTGCTCGGTAAGCCCATGTACTTCGAGGCCGAGGCCCCGTCCATGTCGGTGGACAAGAGACTGTACGTCCACTCGTGTTACGTGACCTCCGATAAGTCCCATACCTCCACGCTGCAGTTTCCAGTCGTGAAAAACTTTGG GTGTATGGTTGAAAGCAAGGAGAGTCACTCAAGATTCATCCCGTACAAAAACAACGCTGTGAGATTCAGCTTGGATGCCTTCTTGTTCAAGGGAATGATGGACCAG CAGCTCTACATGCACTGCGACATGTCTGTGGGCAGTTCTGTGCCCTCGCCAACAGCCAAGTCCTGCAACTATGACCTGAAAGCAAGAAG ATGGGTTGAACTGTTTGGATCAGATTCAGTTTGCAGCTGCTGCGACTCCAGCTGCCGCTCCACTGCGTCTCCAG AGACCAAAACAATCAGCAGCAAACCGTGGACGATAGAGCCTAAAGTGAAACCTACTGTTACCCCGAAGAGGAAGAGGCTTtccaccaccgccgccgccaccaccaccaccacctcctccaccacaacaacaacaacaacgacaacaacaactacaacttcAACTACAACAGCACCACCTCAGCCAGAGACGACCAGAAAGGTGACTGAACGGAGCACGACACCACAGCCTGAAGAGAAAGCTTCTACTCAGATGGGTAAGGTGGAGAACAAGGTGAAGGAGTGGCCCTTCGGAGGTGAAGGAGTGACGTGGGTTGAGATGGAAGGTGAGGAGAGGCAGGTGATGAAGGGCTCTGCTGTtgtggaggaagaaaaggaagaagaggaggagatggcagagaagaaggaggaggtcaAAGAATCACGCTCAATATTTGAAGAAATCTTTGATTTTGGGAAATAA
- the LOC133964611 gene encoding ly-6/neurotoxin-like protein 1: MLKLVCPLLLLCVLPAAVPLFCYTCVFPAISPLDCIRFPLKCPAGQLCLSSRAVGENGHLRVVLYEKSCVRPSLCGVTGQKYTMGLNFTFTNECCSTHLCNGAATPVTHNWTGPLLTILLSYSVW, encoded by the exons ATGTTGAAGCTGGTTtgtcctctgcttctcctttgTGTACTGCCAGCTGCGG ttcccCTCTTCTGTTACACCTGTGTGTTCCCGGCCATCTCCCCTCTGGACTGCATCAGGTTCCCTCTGAAGTGTCCCGCGGGGCAGCTCTGTCTGTCCAGCAGAGCAGTGGGCGAGAACG GACACCTCCGTGTGGTGTTGTATGAGAAGAGCTGCGTCCGTCCCTCACTCTGCGGCGTCACAGGTCAGAAATACACCATGGGACTCAACTTCACCTTCACCAATGAATGCTGCAGCACACACCTGTGCAACGGAGCCGCAACTCCTGTGACGCACAACTGGACCGGCCCACTACTCACAATACTTCTGTCATACTCAGTCTGGTGA
- the tektl1 gene encoding tektin-like protein 1: protein MQVQSVPLGSVTIGPLSWRDGTVRSIRRAERLVRETRAGRSAETRGRTRGSSAGFTPKRTAETTSGDKMTEEEGGGGESRVCKDKMSRPQTTGGMFPGSSLRAFPPTSLREQCAGASGAVAGEYMRRVREVEGHLRRQAGRVTQEGVKLERERGHLERMLRSISTNLTINRKSSEGRKRRPATAETERDGADYLLLCERRELVELKQDLEAALRNALAQLQALGQSSRRLLDCAAERARVLELLPHSGLAAGRISAAQNVTKADPASPFTPECEQVLESSTVTVNQSQLLRETIRQMLTSTIGRQKAAHCTVNDGLVKKIAETVSLQQNLTLMRAATRQAVFRKQREINCIRHSHGRAQGPESSGDTLSREKLNRPLVQVYQRHPGTQLPEAAHLIQGSAVLRQCLRSSEGELEKLHCACLQLLDDLRGKRAAAQVDAGVIRMRRQQVDKRAMPSLLQQGASRGHVPSFYVE, encoded by the exons ATGCAGGTGCAGTCGGTTCCCCTCGGCTCGGTCACCATCGGCCCGCTGTCTTGGCGCGATGGGACGGTTCGCTCCATCCGGCGTGCGGAGCGCCTGGTGCGGGAGACTCGTGCAGGGAGGTCGGCGGAGACTCGCGGCCGGACCCGGGGCAGCAGCGCCGGCTTCACCCCGAAGCGAACAGCGGAAACTACCAGTGGAGATAagatgacagaggaggaaggaggaggaggagagagtcgTGTCTGCAAAGACAAGATGTCCAGGCCTCAAACTACAGGAGGCATG TTCCCTGGTTCGTCCCTGAGGGCGTTTCCGCCGACCAGCTTGCGTGAGCAGTGCGCCGGGGCCAGCGGTGCCGTGGCCGGTGAGTACATGCGCAGGGTACGGGAGGTGGAGGGCCACCTGAGGAGGCAGGCCGGCAGGGTCACCCAGGAGGGCGTGAAGCTGGAGCGGGAGAGGGGTCACCTGGAGAGGATGCTACGCAGCATCAGCACCAATCTGACGATCAACAGGAAGAGCtcggaggggaggaagaggagaccaGCCACTGCTGAGACG GAGAGAGACGGTGCTGATTACTTGCTGCTGTGTGAGAGAAGAGAGCTGGTGGAGCTGAAACAAGATCTGGAGGCAGCGCTGAGAAATGCACTGGCCCAGCTGCAG GCTCTGGGGCAGAGCAGCAGACGGCTGCTGGACTGTGCCGCTGAGAGAGCTCgtgtgctggagctgctgcctcaCAGCGGCTTGGCTGCAGGACGCATCAGCGCTGCTCAGAATGTCACCAAAGCAGACCCCGCCAGCCCCTTCACACCTG agtGTGAACAAGTTCTCGAGTCGTCCACTGTGACCGTCAACCAGTCACAGCTACTGAGGGAAACCATCAGACAGATGCTCACCAGCACCATCGGCAGGCAGAAGGCTGCTCACTGCACCGTCAACGATGGCCTAGTGAAGAAAATTGCAGAGACAGTCAGTCTGCAg CAAAACCTGACTCTGATGCGTGCAGCCACCAGGCAGGCCGTGTTCCGCAAGCAGAGGGAAATCAACTGTATCCGTCACAGCCACGGCAGAGCGCAG GGTCCAGAGTCCAGCGGGGACACGCTGTCCAGAGAGAAACTCAACAGGCCTCTGGTGCAGGTTTATCAGAGACACCCGGGGACTCAGTTACCTGAGGCTGCACATCTCATACAG GGCAGTGCAGTGCTCAGACAGTGCCTCAGGTCCTCTGAGGGcgagctggagaagctgcatTGCGCCTGTTTACAGCTGCTGGACGACCTGCGTGGCAAGAGAGCAGCAGCCCAGGTGGACGCAGGCGTGATTCGCATGAGGCGTCAGCAGGTCGACAAGCGAGCCAtgccttctctcctccagcagggggcaTCCAGAGGCCATGTCCCCTCCTTCTATGTGGAGTAG